In Amphiura filiformis chromosome 2, Afil_fr2py, whole genome shotgun sequence, one DNA window encodes the following:
- the LOC140143345 gene encoding transmembrane protein 79-like — MASSEQKPVDKQVRAWESMINTQVVTSLALLLVYFYVGYYYVPITIPDDPNMIDRMIYTFRWIPLEILPTIIAILVVGTARGNNLRIAGDPRKPEQFTPPLIAVHVRFLANTVEQTLIHVPGLFAVASYVQPENLKLIPLIVILFVIGRIVYWIGYTRHAFQRALGFMLTIYPSIGMHGYALFCLFYYGATYHGFSSGD; from the coding sequence ATGGCATCATCTGAACAAAAACCAGTGGACAAACAGGTACGTGCTTGGGAATCCATGATTAACACTCAAGTAGTCACATCTCTAGCGCTACTGTTGGTATATTTCTATGTCGGTTATTACTATGTACCTATTACCATACCAGATGATCCAAACATGATTGACCGAATGATATACACTTTTCGATGGATTCCATTAGAAATTCTCCCAACGATTATAGCTATACTTGTTGTTGGAACAGCAAGAGGAAATAATCTGCGCATCGCCGGGGATCCGAGGAAACCCGAACAGTTTACCCCACCTCTAATCGCAGTCCACGTTCGGTTTTTGGCGAACACCGTCGAACAAACTCTCATCCATGTTCCCGGCCTATTCGCCGTTGCATCTTACGTCCAGCCAGAGAATTTGAAGTTAATTCCTCTCATAGTCATCCTGTTCGTCATTGGAAGGATTGTATATTGGATCGGTTATACGCGCCATGCTTTCCAGAGGGCCTTGGGATTCATGTTGACAATATATCCAAGCATTGGCATGCATGGATACGCCTTGTTTTGTCTGTTCTACTATGGTGCCACCTATCATGGATTTTCAAGTGGTGATTAA